The genomic interval CCTTCCAAGCCAAGCCGGTGGCCACGGCCCGCTCGGCGGTGATCCAGTCGGCGGTAAAGATGAAGTGGGCGGCGTCCTGCCAGCCCATGCGCTGGGGGAGGAGGAGGGATCCGGCCGCTTCGGTCGTCACTCCAAGGGTCACGAAGGGCACCTTGAGGCGGGCGTTGTCGGCGATCCAGACGATGTCGCAGTAGGGCAGCAGCGTGGCCCCGATTCCCAACCCGAGACCGTTCACCGCCGCCAGCAACGGTTTGTCGAACTCTTCCAGCACCGGGATCAGAGCCCGGTAGCCGTGCATGGCTCCGTCGGCATGGTCCGGTGGCGCCATCATCTCGGCGAGGTCTTGCCCGGCGGTGAAGGCCCGGCCGGTGCCGGTGATCACCACGCACTTGAGATCGGGATCGGCCTGGGAGCTGAGGAGGGCGGCGGTGGTGGCGTCCCACAGTTCGTCGTTCAGGGCGTTGAGCGCCTCGGGGCGGTTCCAGGTGATGAGGCGCACCCCGTCGGCGTCTTGGATATCTACGATGCTCATAGTCCCCTACTGTGCCATTGGCGAGACCCCGGAGGTGACGTTGCGGAAGCGTTGCCGAGGCGACACGCTGGGATGCCATGCCCGAGATGATCGAAGTGGAGTACTACCGGCGAGTGGCCGAGCGTCTGGTGGGCCTCGCCCTCACCGGGGTGGTGGCACCGGATGCGTGGTACCTGAAGGGGAACACCACGGCTCGCGCGCTCCAGGTGGCCCTGCGGGGTACGACTCTCACGAGCACGGATCGCATCGGCAAACTCCTCCTGCTGGAGACCGATGGGCCCACCGTGGGTCTGCGCTTTGGGATGACCGGGCGTCTGTTGGTCGACGGCGAGGGACCCATCGAGAAGCTCGAGTACGCCAGTGCTCGCCGCGATCCCGTCTGGGTGCGCTTTGGGCTGCGCTTCGATGGCGGTCACACGATGCAGATCGAGGATCCGCGCCGTCTGGGCGGTGTTGAACTGGCCCCCGATGTTGGTCATTTGGGCGTGGATGCCCTCGTGATTGGTGCAGCGGCTTTGCGGCGGGGCCTGGCCGCGAGTCGGGCCCCGCTCAAGGCATGGCTGCTCGATCAGCATCATGTGGCGGGGATTGGCAATCTCCTGGCCGATGAGATGTTGTGGCAGGCCGGTCTCGATCCCGCCCGGGTGGCGAGCGCGATCGACGACCGGGAGGCGAAGCGGCTGCATGTCCATCTGCGCCGCACGATCACGCAGCTCATGGCGCGCGGGGGTAGCCATACCGGCGACCTGCAGGTGGCCCGACGGCGAGGGGCCACCTGCCCTCGCGATGGTGCGCCTCTGCAGCGACGGACCATTGGCGGACGCACCACCTATTCGTGCCCGGCCCATCAGTGTTGATGGGTTGTGGCTGTGACCGGTGATGGGCGCCCGGTAGCCTGACACTTCCGTCGGGAAGGAGCAGGTGCGTTGAGCAGAAGCGAGAGGCGAGCACGAAGGAGTCCACTGCTCCTGGTTGTCTCAGGGCTCGGCGTGGCGTTGGCACTGGCACTGGGCTGGGTGGGCCCGGCCGGGGCTGGGGTCCCCCCGACCACCGATACCAGCTCCACCACCACCACGACGACCGCTCCCACCTCCACCACGGCCGCCACCACCACCACGGTGCCGGCCACCACCACCTTCACCACCTCCACCACCGTGGCGCGCCAGACCACCGCGACGCGTCGCACCACCCCTGCGGCCACCCGCGCCGCCTCCACTACGACCACCATCGCGGTGAGCACCTCGGTCGATGTCTTGGTGCCGGGGGATGGCACTGAGGGGGCGGAGTCCACGACCACCACCAGCGTGATCCAGTCAACCAACAACATCAGCCGGGAGGACGGCAGCGACCGGATGTTGATCGCGGCGGTGATCGGGGGTCTTCTGGTGTTGGCGGCAGGCGTCGGTGTGCTCACCTGGCGGTATTGGGTGGCGACGCGACCGCCGCTGTCCTCGGAGTAGGTTTGGGTCATGGCTGAGTTGGATCTAGACCCAGAAGCGATGCTCCAACGCTTCCGTGATCGCGCCCAGGCGGTGCGCAGCCGGCCGCTTCCTCCCGTCGGGGGCGAGGAGCGAACCCGCTTTATCGAGCAGGCGCAGATCGACTTCCAGGACTTCGCCATCCTGGGCGATGCCACCGCCACGTTGGAAGATGGCGTCTTGGTGCTGCGTACAGATCTTCGCCCGACCGTGCCGGGCTGAGATCATGGCGGGACGTTTCGACGAAGCCGTGGCGGCGATAGACGCGGCCAACGCTGACGATCCACACCAGATCGTGGTGCGGGGTGAAACTCGTCCCAAGGAATTGGCTCACGCCGTGTTGATGACCGAGTGGGTTCACCGCCTCGACCCGGGGGCCAGCGAGGCACAATTGTTGGCCGCTCGGGCACACCATCTGCGGCGCTGGTCATCCCCGCGGTCTTCGCAACCGGAGGGACGGGCTGGCTATCTGCGGTGGCGCAGCGCGTTGCGTAAACAGCATGCCGAGGAGGTGGCCGGGCTCTTGGTGGCGGCGGGCTACGACGAGCCCACCGTTAGCCGAGTGCAGTGCATCATCCGCAAGGAGGGTCTGGGCTCAGACCCGCAAGTGCAGGTGCACGAAGACGCCCTTTGTCTCGTGTTCTTGGAGACGCAGCTGGCCGCCACCACCGATTCCCTCGGCGACGACAAGATGGTGGCCGTCATCGGGAAGACAGCGGCCAAGATGAGCCCGGCCGGGTTGGCCTGCGTGGCTGACCTGCCCATGAGAAGCCACGATCGATCGCTGATCGCCCGGGCGCTGGCCTGAGTTTCCGGGTCCCTAGAGGTTGGGGCGGATCGGGTGCTCCTGCTATCGTCGCCCCCTCACGCGGACGTAGCTCAGCTGGTAGAGCACAACCTTGCCAAGGTTGGGGTCGCGGGTTCGAATCCCGTCGTCCGCTCCAAGAATCGGCTGGCAGGGGCACCCAAGCGGTGCCCCTCCGTCGTTCTCGACAAGGGCTGTGCAACTTCCGGGGCGGGCGCTGCCCGCTCGAAGGAGAGGTGTAACCTCGCGCCATCGGGGCGAGTGAAGGAGAGCGGGAAGCCGGCGCTCATCACACCGCTGGAGCGTCTCGTCGCCCCGGCCGGCGCCAAGCAGGGCGTGGCCTAGGGACCTCGGACGGCGACGAGGTCGCATCCGTGGGTGAGCGGCGTGAACTCCATGTACGGGTCATGCCAGCTCCCCTTGAGGAGGTCGAACTCCTCAAGTTGGGCCTCCACGAGCATCTCGCGGATCAGGGCTAAGTCGTAGCCCATCGAAGTGGACGTGCGTTCCGGGAACCGTGAGTAGACGCCCTCCGAGACGCGGATGAAGGCTCGCCCCGCGTTCCGCACCTCGTGCTCGCCGGGGTAGATGGCCATGAAGGTGAGGATGGCGGTGGCTCCGGGTCTACGGAGGCGGGCGACCTCGCGGAGGTAGTTGCGCACGCCATCGGGTGAGATGTGCATGAACACCTCGAACGCGCAGACCATGTCGAAGCTGTCGTCATCGTACGGGAACCGGACCTCCTCAGGTCCCAGTGCCTTGTCGGGCCGATACCGCTCGTTGTGCACTTCGAGAAGGTCGAACCGGAACCCAGGCAGGCGCGGGGGGCGTAGTTCTCCTTGAGCCACTCGATCGCCACCGGCGCGATGTCGAACCCTGTGTAGGTGGCGTCGTCGTCCAGGTAGGACGCGCACTCGAAGGCGAGTCGACCGAGACCGCACCCGATGTCCAGCAGGTCGGTGGCGGGGGTCAGGCCGAAGTGCTGGAGCATCCGGAGCTGGTGCGGCCCCCGGTTCTTCCACCGGCCTTCCCGGCCCACGTTGTGGAGAGACGGGTCGGCACAGGGAGATCACCCCGATCACAGCGCATGAAGGATTCTTGCGCATCCGTGGGGCCCACCGGCAACACACTCGCCATCGGGAGCGGGCTAACCACCGCCCTTCCCGGGTGCCCAGCTGTGAACGCCGGTCGAAAACGGGATCACGGGGGTCATTCAGCGGTCAGGAAAAGTCTGGGAGCGGCGGCGCCGGCCGCGGGCGCGTCGGGTTCGCCGGGTGATGCCCGGCGAAGACCGCCGGTCGGTAGGATGCCGACCCATGAGAGGCGGGGAGGCACACCCATGAGGACGCAGCGCTCGCCGGCGCGATCCCCTCATCGACCGGTACGGCCGGACCGTCCGGATGCCTGTGGCTCCCGGTAGCGCCACGCCGTCCGAGGGGTACCGGGCCTACCTCGACGGTTTGCGGGTGGTGGCGGTGTACCTCGTGGTGCTGTTCCACTCTGGTAGCGAGCGGTTCTCGGCTGGCTACGTCGGCGTCGACGTGTTTTTCGTGCTGTCGGGGTTCTTGGTGACCCAGCTGTTGCTTCGCGACCTGTCCTCGGACGGGTCGATCTCCTACCGCCGGTTCTATGCCCGCCGGTTTCGACGCTTGTTGCCGGCCGCATTCGTGGTTTTGGTGGCTTCGGCGATCGTCTACTCGGCGCTGGCTTCGCCCATCGAGGTGGCGGCCTCGAAAGGCGGGTTCCAGGCCGCCTTCCTGTACGTGACGAACTGGTATTTCATCCGCCAGGCCGGCGACTACTTCGCCGCTGATCCCGCCACCAACCCGGTGCTGCAGTTCTGGTCACTGGCCGTGGAAGAGCAGTTCTATCTGGCCTGGCCGCTGCTACTCGGAGGCCTCTGGCTGCTGGCGCGCCGATTCGACGTCCGCCGGTGGCAGGTCCTGCGCGGCGTGGTGGCGGTTGGCGCACTGGCGTCCTTGCTCTGGGCCTGGTCGCTGCGGTCATCGGACCCATCCCGGGCCTACTACGGCACCGACGCCCGCGCCTACCAGCTCATGGCGGGCGCGCTCATCGCGCTGACGCCCGCACTGGTGACGCGCTTGGCGGGCTTCGCCCGGCCCGCCCGCTGGGTGGGCCTGGCCTCGATCGTGACGATCGGCATCGTCGCCTCGAGTTGGATCTCGCTCGACGCGATCGGGCGCGGGGCCTTGGTCACCCTGGCCACGGCACTGGCCATCGTGGCCCTCGAGGTCGCCGACGGCGGGGTGGCCCAACGGGTGCTCTCCCTTGCACCGATCGTCTACCTCGGGAGGATCTCCTACGGCATCTACCTCTGGCACTGGCCCGTGATCCTGGTACTGGCTCGATCGTTCGACCTGAGCGTGATGTCCACGATCGCGTTCACCACCGTGGTGGCAACGGCGCTGGCCTCGTTGAGCTTCGAGATCCTGGAGCGGCCCGTGCGCTTCTCGGCCGTATTGGACCGCTTCCGAACTCCCGTGATCGTCGGTGGACTCGCCCTCAGCGCGGTGTCCGCGCTCATCATCATCCCCGCCGTGCTCGATCCGTCCCGGACCACCTCGGTTGCCGCGGTCGCCGGGCCCCGGATCCCCACGACCAGCTTCAGCGCCGTCCCCGCCGACCTCGACTTCGCCGCCCTCAAGGCCGACTTCCCGCCGCAGTCGGCCTGCTACCAACAGTCCCCCGATGTCTGCACCCTTCGGGTGGGGTCCGGACCCCACATCGCTCTCATCGGTGATAGCCACGCCCAGATGGTGATCCCGACCCTCACCGCGATGGCCGACCGCTACGACCTCACGCTATCGGTGTCGGTGCAATTCGTCTGCCCCTGGCAGCGCGACCTCTACGCCGTCACGCTCGTCAATCCGAACCAACGCCTCAAGGAATGCCAGAAGGCCAAGGATGACCTCTACGACCGAGTGATCCCGGCCCTCGACCCCGACGTGATCGTCGTGATGAACCGCGGCTACGAGGTACCGAATCAGGAACCCCAATATCGTGGCCCGGACGGACAGCCGCTCGCGGCTAGCGCACCGGAGTTCGATGACTGGCTCGAGCAGACCACGACCGACTCTCTCGCCGAACTGGGCGCCGGGGGACGCAAGGTCGTGATGCTCGAACCCATCCCGTACGGCGTGCTCAACCCGCTCACCTGCCTCTCCGAAGCCGTGAGCGTGGCGGAGTGCCGCTACGTCGTAGATCCCACCCCGACGAGCGTCGAGCGCCTCTATCGTCGTCTCGATGCAGACGACGATCAGGTCTGGTCCGTCGATCTCGATCGCTTGGTGTGCCCCTACCTGCCGATCTGTGATCCCATCGTCGATGAACTCGTGGTGAAGGCCGATTGGACTCACCTCACGAGCACCTTTGCCAGAGCGCTCGCCCCCGCGATCGAGTCGTACTTCGCGGCCAACGGGATCACACCGCCCTGAGGGATGGGGCCGCTGAGATCGCCGGCCGCCGCAGCGATTTCGTGCGGCGAACGGTGTACCTGTCTCAGTTTGTGATGGATGCCATGGGCGGTGCCCATGACGCGCTCCGCCGGGCCCCGAGCGGCGACACCGTCGTGCCCATCCGCCGCTCGCAGGAGAGGGGCGATTCCCCTCACCCTCTCCCCAGCGCTACCCACCGAAGCGGTCAGCCGGGAGCGACGGACATATCGGCAGAAGCGGGCGACGGAGCCGTGTCCCTCACCGGTCAGCGCTGCCGAGGAATCTGTGGACCACCCGCTGGCCCGCTGTCCGCTTGCTTATCTCCGTGAGAACGGGCCTTACCCGGTGAAGCCGGGCGCCGCCGCTCGGGGAGCCACCGGGGGCTGGGCGGGCGGCAGGTCCGAGGTCGTGAACACAATCGCCCCCGTGGGCCGACAGGGCTGGCCCCGCAGCGACGGACAGGCCGGAAGTGGGGTGGGTACGGTGAGGCCGGAGAGCACGGGAAGCGCCACGGAGGATGCCGCCACCCCGCCGGTTCCGATGTGGTGACGAGTGCCAGCCGGGAGAGACAAGATGTCATACGACCAGGTGGCCTGGTCGCCGCCAGGGGTGTTCACGGCGATCCGGATACGAGAGCCGGCTCGGAACACATGACCGAACGCCGGAATGAGCACCCGAACCTTTGTCCACTCGGCCGCCGGCAACGCCGAAATATCGGCCTCGCGTCCGAGGTGGGTGGGGTGGAGCTGGGTGGAGTCGGCTTCAAGGGCTCGGTAACTGGCCCGGAGGCGACCCGACTGAACGAGCATCTCCTGCTGGTCGGGCCTCACTTCCGATACCACGACCTCAAGGTCGGCATCGATCGCGCTGGACTGCACCCACAGGTCCACGCTGCCGGTTCCAAGCATTGTCATGGTGGTGGAAAGCTCGCCCGTTTCGAACGCCACCTCGTGACGGGCAAGGGCGGGTTTCCAGTCGTAGGCAGGTAGGGCCTTCCAGATGGCCGAACTGCCGCCGGAGAAGTAGGTGGTGTCCCCTACGCTCTGATCGGGCTCGAAGCTCACGTAACTCAGAAGGTTCGACTCGGCCTGGTCCTGGAGGCCACCGGTGGGGGTAAGCCACCAGCGATGGGCGGCCACGGCCGGATCGGGCCATCGCTCCACGGTGTGCTCGAAGGCGCCCACCGGGAGGCCGTTGGCGGCGCCGCCCCCGCTCTCGAAGATCACGCGGACCTCGGGTTCGGCCTCGTACTTTTGCCGGGCCTGGGTGGCGTTGGCGACGCCGCCCCAGCGATCCGGCGGCAAGGAGATACCCCCGCCGAAGATCGCCTGGGTAAACAGCGGGGCTAGCGACCGGATGATCGGCGGGATACTGGGCACCTCATTGTCCACGTAAAGGTCGAGGAAGGCGTTCCACTCACTGAGAATCTGCGGGGCGAAGCCGTCGGCGTGGAGGCCGTTGTAGAGCGTGAACCGTTTCACCGGGGCCGAGTCGAAGCGGTCGAGGAGATCGGCGAAGGAGGGGCCGGTCTGCTCGTCCTGCCAGGCCGAGGCGAGGAATATCGGCACGTTGATCTTGTCGGCGAATCGACGCACATCAAGAGGGCCAGCCACGTCGTCGGTGTAATAGCGGGTGTTCTCCGCCTTCTCGACGATGTCTACGTTTTGGAGGCGCAGGCGCTGGTTGTCGGCGCACACCGTGTCGCCTTCGGCAATGAGTTGCCGCACCCAATCGGTGCCCGAAGGGGCCGCGTTGGCGAGCACCTGGCTCGCCCACGAGACCGCGAATCCCGTGTTCAAGATGCCGCCGGGCCGCAGGACCCCGGTAGCGGTGTCGCCGTACACCGACAACGGCGCGATGGACGCGAGGCTGGGGGGCTGGGATTGGGCTACGAAGAGTTGGGCGATGCCGGGGTACGACAGGCCCACCATGCCCACATGGTGCTGCTTCACCCAGTCTTGGGCTCCGATGGTCTCGATGGCGTCGTAGCCGTCGAGCACCTGCAGCGTCTCGAAGAAGTCATAGGCACCTCCGGAGCATCCGGTGCCTCGCACGTTCACCCCCACCACCGCGTAGCCGAGGAGCCCTGCGAGTAGTGACGCCGGTTGGGCCGGGGCCTTGCAGAGCACCGGGAGAGATCCACACAGTGTCGTGGGGTCGACCCCGGGCGGAACCAGGCCGCCCAGACCGGCCAAGGGATTGGAGGGGTCGTAGCCGCTGTACTCAACCACAGTGGGGTAGGGGCCGTCGTCACTGGGTCCGGGCAAAACAACGTTGACCGACAGTTCAGTACCGTCTCGGGTCGTGATGTACTGGAAGCCCTCCTCGAGGGTTTGGCCTTCGTAGAGGGACTGGTCCGGGATCGAATCGGGGGAGGCCACCACGAGCCCGTCGGTGACGACACCGTCAATTTCCACGGAGTAGTCGCCGCCGGGAGCGAGGTTCCGGAACAGCACGCCCCCCAGGGCATCAGCCTCGGTGGTGTCGCTGTCGGCGGGGGTGGCGGCCAGTGGACGGACAAGGTGAACGTCGGTTCCCGGGGTGAGCCCCGTCACCGAAATCTGCTCAACGCTCTCCCTCACCTCGTAGGTGGGGGCGAGGCGGGGACGCGACCACTGGGCCACCGCCGGTGCTCCCATGGCCAGCGACCCCACAACGACGGCGGAGGCCAAGACGACGCGCGTGATTTTCATCCCGGTTGCTTAGCAGTTACGGGGGCTCGGTTGTGGTCGGGACCCCCCGGGGTTAAGGCGCCCAGGCGGGGGTGAGATCGAGGCGGAGGATGCTGGTGATGTCGGCGGTACGGAAACTGGCCACCCGGGTGGCCCAGACATCCACCACATTGCGGCCATCTCGGCATCGGTAGAAGGTGGTGAGTGCGCCGTCGGGGGCGTACGCGTCGGCCCCGCGGACCTCGATGACGGTGTCCCCAATCTGCACTTCGTACGAGGCGTTGGTGTCCATGGATGCACCGTACGACGGGTGCCCTGTGGGAAGGAAGTGGACAACCCTGTGGATGTTTCGTCGCCGGGTTGTCCGGTGTGGTGTGCTCTAACCTTCACGATCGCTCAGGAGTTGCTCATGCCCGCTAACCCGCTCAACCTCGATGACTTCGGAGGAGAGCTCTACAACCTCAGCATGTCGGCGGGGGCCCGTCCCCTCCTGGAGCAGGTGAAGGAGTTCATCACCAACGAGGTCGACCCCATCACGGCCGAGTTTTTTCGGTTGGGCGAGGGTCGGGCCGAGCGCTGGAGCTTTGCCCCTGGCCAACTCGAACTTCTCGATGGTGTGAAGGCCAAGGCGAAGGCGATCGGGCTCTGGAACTTTTTCCTCCCCGATGCCGAGACGGGTCAGGGGCTCAGCAACCTCGACTACGCCTACATCGCGGTGGAACTCGGGAAGAACCCGCTGGCCTCGGAGTGCCTCAACTGCGCCGCCCCCGATACCGGAAACATGGAGGTGCTCGAACGGGTGGGCACGCCCGAGCAGAAGCAACGGTGGCTTCAGCCGCTACTCAACGGCGAAATCCGTTCGTGCTACGCCATGACCGAACCGGACATGGCCAGTTCCGATGCCCGCAACATCGCCACCGCCGCCGTGCTCGATGGCGATGAGTGGGTGATCAACGGGGAGAAGTTCTACATCTCCGGTGCCGGTGATCCCCGCTGCAAGATAATGATCTGCATGGTGCGCACGAACCCCGAGGCCGCCAGTCACCAGCAGCAGTCGCAGATCCTGGTGCCGATGGACACCCCCGGGGTGGAGGTACTCGGGCCGATGCACGTATTCGGGCACGACGACGCGCCCCACGGTCACATGCACATCCGCCTCCACGATGTGCATGTGCCCAAGGAGAACGTTCTCCTCGGCGAGGGGCGCGGCTTCGAGATCTCGCAGTTGCGCCTCGGCCCCGGTCGGATCCACCACTGCATGCGCTCCATCGGAGCCGCCGAGCGAGCCCTGCAACTCATGGTGGAGCGGGGCTTGAGCCGGGAGGCTTTCGGCAAGCCGCTCATCTCGCTGGGTAAGAACACCGAGACGGTGGCGCGAGCCCGCATCGAGATCGAAGCCATGCGTCTGATGGTGCTCAAAGCGGCGAAGGCCATGGACCTGATGGGCAACGCCGAGGCCCGCGTGTGGGTGAGCGCGGTGAAGGCGATGGTGCCCGAGCGGGTGTGTCAGATCATCGATCAGGCCATCCAGTTACACGGTGCCACTGGCGTATCGCAATGGACGCCACTGGCCGATATGTACACCGGTCAGCGCACCCTGCGGCTGGCCGACGGACCCGATGAGGTGCATCACATGGTGGTGGGGCGAGCTGAGATTGCTCGCTACCAGACGCCTATTCGATGATTTCGAGGAAGATGCATTCCCCGGGGCATTCCTCGGCGGCTTCGATGGTGGTCTCCAGATGCGACTCGGGCACCGCGGCGGTGCCTTCGGCCATTTTGTAGACGGGGTCACCGCCGGCGCCGTTGAAAATGTCGGACCAGCCGGCTTCTTTGACGTAGGCGAGGCCGTCGTCGTGCATGGCGAAGAGGCCGGGCTGAAGCTCGACACAAATGCCGTCACCAGTGCATAGGTCCTGGTCGATCCACACCTTAAGTTCAGACACGGGCTACCTCGAT from Acidimicrobiia bacterium carries:
- a CDS encoding enoyl-CoA hydratase/isomerase family protein, translated to MSIVDIQDADGVRLITWNRPEALNALNDELWDATTAALLSSQADPDLKCVVITGTGRAFTAGQDLAEMMAPPDHADGAMHGYRALIPVLEEFDKPLLAAVNGLGLGIGATLLPYCDIVWIADNARLKVPFVTLGVTTEAAGSLLLPQRMGWQDAAHFIFTADWITAERAVATGLAWKVTTPEALLPETMMVARQIGAMPVDSLQTTKRLMVAGRLDAVRAARAREDNEFLRMVGSEENRAALAQFFT
- a CDS encoding formamidopyrimidine-DNA glycosylase; translated protein: MPEMIEVEYYRRVAERLVGLALTGVVAPDAWYLKGNTTARALQVALRGTTLTSTDRIGKLLLLETDGPTVGLRFGMTGRLLVDGEGPIEKLEYASARRDPVWVRFGLRFDGGHTMQIEDPRRLGGVELAPDVGHLGVDALVIGAAALRRGLAASRAPLKAWLLDQHHVAGIGNLLADEMLWQAGLDPARVASAIDDREAKRLHVHLRRTITQLMARGGSHTGDLQVARRRGATCPRDGAPLQRRTIGGRTTYSCPAHQC
- a CDS encoding DUF4202 domain-containing protein — translated: MPPPRWKMASWCCVQIFARPCRAEIMAGRFDEAVAAIDAANADDPHQIVVRGETRPKELAHAVLMTEWVHRLDPGASEAQLLAARAHHLRRWSSPRSSQPEGRAGYLRWRSALRKQHAEEVAGLLVAAGYDEPTVSRVQCIIRKEGLGSDPQVQVHEDALCLVFLETQLAATTDSLGDDKMVAVIGKTAAKMSPAGLACVADLPMRSHDRSLIARALA
- a CDS encoding methyltransferase domain-containing protein translates to MLQHFGLTPATDLLDIGCGLGRLAFECASYLDDDATYTGFDIAPVAIEWLKENYAPRACLGSGSTFSKCTTSGIGPTRHWDLRRSGSRTMTTASTWSARSRCSCTSHPMACATTSARSPASVDPEPPPSSPSWPSTPASTRCGTRGEPSSASRRASTHGSRNARPLRWATT
- a CDS encoding acyltransferase, giving the protein MPVAPGSATPSEGYRAYLDGLRVVAVYLVVLFHSGSERFSAGYVGVDVFFVLSGFLVTQLLLRDLSSDGSISYRRFYARRFRRLLPAAFVVLVASAIVYSALASPIEVAASKGGFQAAFLYVTNWYFIRQAGDYFAADPATNPVLQFWSLAVEEQFYLAWPLLLGGLWLLARRFDVRRWQVLRGVVAVGALASLLWAWSLRSSDPSRAYYGTDARAYQLMAGALIALTPALVTRLAGFARPARWVGLASIVTIGIVASSWISLDAIGRGALVTLATALAIVALEVADGGVAQRVLSLAPIVYLGRISYGIYLWHWPVILVLARSFDLSVMSTIAFTTVVATALASLSFEILERPVRFSAVLDRFRTPVIVGGLALSAVSALIIIPAVLDPSRTTSVAAVAGPRIPTTSFSAVPADLDFAALKADFPPQSACYQQSPDVCTLRVGSGPHIALIGDSHAQMVIPTLTAMADRYDLTLSVSVQFVCPWQRDLYAVTLVNPNQRLKECQKAKDDLYDRVIPALDPDVIVVMNRGYEVPNQEPQYRGPDGQPLAASAPEFDDWLEQTTTDSLAELGAGGRKVVMLEPIPYGVLNPLTCLSEAVSVAECRYVVDPTPTSVERLYRRLDADDDQVWSVDLDRLVCPYLPICDPIVDELVVKADWTHLTSTFARALAPAIESYFAANGITPP
- a CDS encoding CocE/NonD family hydrolase — its product is MKITRVVLASAVVVGSLAMGAPAVAQWSRPRLAPTYEVRESVEQISVTGLTPGTDVHLVRPLAATPADSDTTEADALGGVLFRNLAPGGDYSVEIDGVVTDGLVVASPDSIPDQSLYEGQTLEEGFQYITTRDGTELSVNVVLPGPSDDGPYPTVVEYSGYDPSNPLAGLGGLVPPGVDPTTLCGSLPVLCKAPAQPASLLAGLLGYAVVGVNVRGTGCSGGAYDFFETLQVLDGYDAIETIGAQDWVKQHHVGMVGLSYPGIAQLFVAQSQPPSLASIAPLSVYGDTATGVLRPGGILNTGFAVSWASQVLANAAPSGTDWVRQLIAEGDTVCADNQRLRLQNVDIVEKAENTRYYTDDVAGPLDVRRFADKINVPIFLASAWQDEQTGPSFADLLDRFDSAPVKRFTLYNGLHADGFAPQILSEWNAFLDLYVDNEVPSIPPIIRSLAPLFTQAIFGGGISLPPDRWGGVANATQARQKYEAEPEVRVIFESGGGAANGLPVGAFEHTVERWPDPAVAAHRWWLTPTGGLQDQAESNLLSYVSFEPDQSVGDTTYFSGGSSAIWKALPAYDWKPALARHEVAFETGELSTTMTMLGTGSVDLWVQSSAIDADLEVVVSEVRPDQQEMLVQSGRLRASYRALEADSTQLHPTHLGREADISALPAAEWTKVRVLIPAFGHVFRAGSRIRIAVNTPGGDQATWSYDILSLPAGTRHHIGTGGVAASSVALPVLSGLTVPTPLPACPSLRGQPCRPTGAIVFTTSDLPPAQPPVAPRAAAPGFTG
- a CDS encoding acyl-CoA dehydrogenase; translated protein: MSAGARPLLEQVKEFITNEVDPITAEFFRLGEGRAERWSFAPGQLELLDGVKAKAKAIGLWNFFLPDAETGQGLSNLDYAYIAVELGKNPLASECLNCAAPDTGNMEVLERVGTPEQKQRWLQPLLNGEIRSCYAMTEPDMASSDARNIATAAVLDGDEWVINGEKFYISGAGDPRCKIMICMVRTNPEAASHQQQSQILVPMDTPGVEVLGPMHVFGHDDAPHGHMHIRLHDVHVPKENVLLGEGRGFEISQLRLGPGRIHHCMRSIGAAERALQLMVERGLSREAFGKPLISLGKNTETVARARIEIEAMRLMVLKAAKAMDLMGNAEARVWVSAVKAMVPERVCQIIDQAIQLHGATGVSQWTPLADMYTGQRTLRLADGPDEVHHMVVGRAEIARYQTPIR
- a CDS encoding ferredoxin — translated: MSELKVWIDQDLCTGDGICVELQPGLFAMHDDGLAYVKEAGWSDIFNGAGGDPVYKMAEGTAAVPESHLETTIEAAEECPGECIFLEIIE